From the genome of Streptomyces ficellus:
AGGGCGCCCCGGCGGACCTGGTCGTCTACGACGAGGACCCGCGCGCCGACGTCCGCGTGCTCGCGGCGCCGCGCAGGGTGATCGTCAACGGCCGTGTCGTCGGCTGACGGACACGGCCCCCGCGGCGGTGGGGCTCACCGGCCGTGGAACAGCAGCAGGGCGCGCTTCTCGGGCAGGTGCACCTCCGGCAGCACGATCTCCGGCAGGACCACCTCCGGCCCCCGCTCGAAGCCGCTGCGCTCCAGCAGCGCGATCGCCTTGGCGTTGGCGGCGTCCGGCTCGGCGAGGACCCGCTCGTGGCCGGTCAGCGCGAACGACACCAGCACCGACACCATGTGCCGCGAGAACCCCGGCACCGGGGTGTCGGCGGGCGCCATCAGCAGGTGGACGCCGATGTCGCCCTCCCGCACGTCGTAGCACTCGCCGACGCGGTCGGCCGCCGGCTCGTAGGTCTGGAACAGCGCGGCCGGTTCGCCGTCGTGGTACGCCAGGAACGCGTGGTGGGTGGTGAGCGAGTCGAGGTGCGCGTAGATCTCCCGTACGTCGTCCGGGCCCGCCCCCCGCATGCCCCAGAACCGGGCGCGCTCCTCGCTGACCCAGCCGTGCAGCAGTTCCGCGTCACGGGCCGGGTCGACGCGGACGACGCGGACCGTCCCGAAGCCGTCGACGGATCGCTCGTACACGCACTCAGTGGTGGTCATGGTGGTCCTCGGGCTCCTCGGTGAGCTGGTTCCAGTCGGTGATGACGGGGGCGAGCCCGCCCCGCAGCCACAGGGGCAGCTGGTCGCGCCGGTGCGGGTCGCCGGGGACGCCCGAGGCGCCGAGGGGCACCACCCAGAGGCTGTCCTCGCGCCGGGCCAGGTCCCAGACGTAACGGGCGGCCGGGCCGCGGAGGCTGAGGTCGGTGACGCCCGGGACGCTGGAGGTGGACAGGACGCAGTCGTGGTCGCCGTCCAGGCCCGGCCAGACGCCCGCGCCGTACCCGTGCCCGCCGTCCGCGTCCGCGCCGTCCCCTTCCGCGCGGTCCTCGTCGCCGTCGGGCAGGGCGGCCCAGGGGGCGAGGCGGTGCGTGGTGCCCCAGGGCTCGGTGGGCGGGGCGGCGGCCACCTCCTCCAGGGCGCCGCGGACCGCCGCCAGCCGGTCGGCCTCCGGCACCGGCCCGCCGGTCAGCAGGGTCTCCAGGGCGTACGCGACGCGCGGGACCAGTGCGAGCCAGGGCCGGAAGACGGCCGGGTACGCGGGCGGTTCGGCGAGCACGGCGAGCGCCGGGTGCTGGGCGAGGCGGCGTACGACCGCGCCGCGTACGGCCGCGAACAGCGCCGCGTCCGTGCTGTCGGCGCTCATGCGGCGGTTCCAGCACAGCAGCCGGTCGCGCACCTCGC
Proteins encoded in this window:
- a CDS encoding GNAT family N-acetyltransferase, with the protein product MTTTECVYERSVDGFGTVRVVRVDPARDAELLHGWVSEERARFWGMRGAGPDDVREIYAHLDSLTTHHAFLAYHDGEPAALFQTYEPAADRVGECYDVREGDIGVHLLMAPADTPVPGFSRHMVSVLVSFALTGHERVLAEPDAANAKAIALLERSGFERGPEVVLPEIVLPEVHLPEKRALLLFHGR